The following coding sequences lie in one Lolium perenne isolate Kyuss_39 chromosome 2, Kyuss_2.0, whole genome shotgun sequence genomic window:
- the LOC139835177 gene encoding uncharacterized protein codes for MKFACFGGAAAVADETVAAATRHRRRGTKFLFGSKGDKSTSQQTKTKGTTSPGRRREMTDFDIYMAAAAARKSSAPSTSSSALSTAASLDSACTSSSSSISSCSRSSSSSSLSSLADTTPPRPAKRPQQQGERKRSPALGPAAVLVCLVMMVFGGRLVATLLTAAVLAFFPRQCPATGLLRRPGERRSTRRRLSVVSPSL; via the coding sequence ATGAAGTTCGCGTGCTTCGGAGGCGCAGCGGCCGTGGCCGACGAGACGGTGGCGGCGGCTACCCGTCACCGACGCAGGGGGACCAAGTTCCTCTTCGGCAGCAAGGGCGACAAGTCGACGTCGCAGCAGACCAAGACCAAGGGGACCACGTCGCCTGGCCGCCGCCGGGAGATGACGGACTTCGACATCtacatggccgccgccgccgcgaggaAGTCCTCCGCGCCGTCCACGTCGTCGTCGGCGCTGAGTACCGCGGCGTCGCTCGACTCCGCCTGcacctcctcgtcgtcctccataTCCTCCTGCTCccggtcgtcctcctcgtcgtcgctgtcctctCTGGCAGACACGACGCCTCCTCGGCCTGCCAAGAGGCCGCAGCAGCAGGGCGAGCGGAAGCGGTCGCCCGCGCTGGGCCCGGCGGCGGTGCTCGTCTGCCTCGTCATGATGGTCTTCGGCGGCCGGCTCGTGGCCACGCTGCTCACCGCGGCGGTGCTCGCCTTCTTCCCGCGCCAGTGCCCTGCCACAGGACTGCTCCGGCGTCCAGGAGAGAGGCGATCGACGCGACGGCGGTTATCCGTAGTTTCCCCTAGCTTGTAA